One part of the Bacteroidia bacterium genome encodes these proteins:
- a CDS encoding glycosyltransferase family 2 protein translates to MKELSLAVVIPVYNEEACIEKVVENWLDTLEKELIGDYRLLIYDDGSKDRSYEIISQLSDKHEKILAFSHKNVGHGPTLLRGYKLGFHLAEWVLQIDSDDEINPRDFGAFWRKKQGLDFLVGQRVRNSPPIRQLITLFSRLAISFLFGRGVRDVNCPFRLMRTSSFEEGVAQIPPDTFAPNILISGLASHSRMKIQEIPITHKFRETGHVSIRNFKLLKAAMQSFFQTFRFALFRHI, encoded by the coding sequence GTGAAAGAACTAAGCCTTGCAGTCGTAATTCCGGTTTACAATGAAGAAGCCTGTATCGAAAAGGTAGTGGAAAACTGGTTGGATACCCTGGAGAAAGAGCTAATAGGAGATTATCGCTTATTGATATACGATGATGGTTCCAAGGATCGCTCTTATGAGATTATTTCTCAGCTTTCTGATAAACATGAAAAAATTCTTGCGTTCAGCCATAAGAATGTAGGGCATGGTCCCACCCTTTTGAGGGGGTACAAATTAGGCTTTCATTTAGCAGAATGGGTGCTACAAATTGATTCGGATGATGAGATAAATCCCAGAGATTTTGGGGCCTTCTGGAGAAAGAAACAAGGTCTAGATTTCCTGGTAGGCCAAAGGGTCAGAAATTCTCCTCCCATTCGACAACTCATCACCCTTTTTTCCAGATTGGCGATTAGCTTCTTATTTGGTAGAGGGGTTCGGGATGTAAACTGTCCTTTTCGCTTGATGCGAACGAGCAGTTTTGAAGAAGGGGTAGCTCAGATCCCCCCGGATACTTTCGCCCCCAATATCCTCATTAGTGGGCTTGCCAGTCATAGCCGAATGAAAATACAAGAAATCCCCATTACCCATAAGTTTAGGGAAACCGGGCATGTGAGTATTAGAAACTTCAAATTATTGAAAGCTGCAATGCAATCATTTTTCCAGACCTTTAGATTTGCCCTGTTCAGACATATCTAA
- a CDS encoding class I SAM-dependent methyltransferase produces MQHIGSREWNNEMFLSHPTPYTGIAGWIERRRLQRIIEAIRQYCPNSELEIVELGCEAGNLMVALHQAFPDAQLVGADISDYALTIAQDKLPEDSCRWILADICLPIPYYAKADVIICSETLEHIPDYRKALDQIEKLLDEESLLILTVPLEGLKNQIKKILKKLGLMKVFFPGIESGFSDWHVQDFKSESFKAEMEERFELLEYEQIMGLHQIVVAKKKML; encoded by the coding sequence ATGCAGCATATAGGCTCCAGAGAGTGGAATAATGAGATGTTTCTTTCTCATCCTACTCCCTACACAGGCATAGCTGGCTGGATAGAAAGAAGAAGGCTTCAAAGAATCATTGAGGCCATTCGGCAATACTGTCCAAATAGTGAATTGGAAATTGTCGAGCTAGGTTGCGAAGCAGGTAATCTTATGGTGGCCTTGCATCAGGCATTTCCGGATGCTCAATTAGTTGGTGCAGACATCTCTGATTATGCGCTTACGATTGCTCAGGACAAATTGCCGGAAGATTCCTGCAGATGGATATTAGCAGATATTTGCCTGCCTATCCCCTATTATGCTAAAGCCGATGTAATAATCTGCTCAGAAACCCTGGAACATATACCTGATTACCGAAAAGCCCTGGATCAAATTGAAAAGTTGTTGGACGAAGAAAGTTTATTAATCCTGACAGTCCCTCTTGAAGGCTTGAAAAATCAAATCAAGAAAATTCTGAAGAAACTGGGTCTGATGAAAGTCTTTTTTCCAGGAATTGAATCCGGTTTTTCTGATTGGCATGTACAGGATTTTAAATCAGAAAGTTTTAAAGCGGAAATGGAAGAAAGATTTGAATTGTTGGAGTACGAACAAATAATGGGATTGCATCAAATTGTTGTTGCTAAAAAGAAAATGCTGTGA
- the glf gene encoding UDP-galactopyranose mutase, whose product MDYRKFKYIIVGSGFFGSVMAERIANELNEPVLLIEKRNHIGGNCYSKRDPQTGIEYHAYGTHIFHTSDDKVWNYINRFTSFNSYRHQVLSTYKNKVYQLPINLETINSFYDVNLKPFEVDEFLAKEIAKSELSGEPQNFEDKAISMMGRPLYEAFFRGYTLKQWNKDPKEMPASILTRLPFRKNYNESYYDSKWQGIPLHGYTDIFKKLLRNPKIELKLNLDFFEIKDLISPDTNLIYSGPLDRYYDYKYGKLEWRSLRFEQEIKEVEDYQGTSVMNYPEQNIPFTRIHEARHLHPERSYHPNKSLIIREYSLMDNGENPFYPINDHRNQKLVKLYRAEADKEENLIISGRLGDYKYYDMDATIARALEVYETQIKSNHAAYRLQRVE is encoded by the coding sequence ATGGATTACAGGAAATTTAAGTACATCATCGTTGGCTCAGGATTTTTTGGTTCTGTGATGGCTGAACGCATCGCAAATGAGCTCAATGAACCAGTCCTGCTGATTGAGAAGCGAAATCATATTGGTGGGAACTGTTACTCTAAAAGAGATCCGCAAACAGGCATAGAGTATCACGCCTATGGCACCCATATTTTTCATACTTCTGATGATAAAGTATGGAACTATATAAATCGATTTACATCCTTCAATTCCTATAGACATCAGGTACTTAGTACCTATAAAAACAAAGTTTACCAACTTCCCATTAACCTGGAAACCATCAATTCCTTTTATGATGTAAATCTTAAGCCTTTTGAAGTAGATGAATTTCTGGCTAAAGAGATCGCGAAGTCTGAACTAAGTGGAGAGCCCCAAAATTTTGAGGACAAAGCCATTTCTATGATGGGAAGGCCTCTTTACGAGGCATTCTTTCGGGGATACACTCTCAAACAATGGAATAAGGATCCTAAAGAGATGCCTGCTTCCATTTTGACTCGCCTACCCTTTCGGAAAAATTATAATGAGAGCTATTACGATAGCAAGTGGCAAGGCATTCCTTTACATGGATATACCGATATCTTCAAAAAGCTCTTAAGAAACCCAAAGATTGAATTAAAGCTGAACCTGGATTTTTTCGAGATCAAAGACCTCATTTCGCCTGATACAAACTTGATTTATAGTGGGCCCCTCGATCGATATTATGATTACAAATACGGTAAACTGGAATGGAGAAGTCTTCGCTTTGAACAGGAAATAAAAGAAGTAGAAGATTATCAGGGTACTTCAGTCATGAATTATCCGGAACAAAACATTCCCTTTACCCGCATCCATGAAGCTCGCCACTTGCACCCGGAACGTTCCTATCACCCGAACAAAAGCCTCATCATTCGTGAATACTCTTTAATGGATAATGGGGAAAATCCTTTTTATCCCATCAATGACCACCGTAATCAAAAGTTGGTCAAGCTGTATCGAGCTGAAGCAGATAAGGAAGAAAACCTTATCATTTCTGGCCGATTGGGAGACTATAAGTACTATGATATGGATGCGACCATAGCCCGGGCCCTTGAAGTATATGAAACTCAAATCAAAAGCAATCATGCAGCATATAGGCTCCAGAGAGTGGAATAA
- a CDS encoding type III pantothenate kinase encodes MLLALDMGNTDILVGLHDGNSWVQQWRNPSDQIGELRNKLIAWMKEASYSFDWIEKSIFSTVVPSHRKEISHLLKDLLKHEPIIMGPDFYHNFSIQIDNPTEIGSDLVANAFCAYEKYGQAAVVVDFGTALSFTTVSDSGEILGVSIAPGLRTAMRALFSKTAQLFEVPLKIPPSVIGKNTTHSLQAGILRGYVGLVNEILDQIEVELGKKPKVIATGGLVSILTPLHKRFDEIDQLHTIEGLRLIAEKYQG; translated from the coding sequence ATGCTCTTAGCCTTAGACATGGGGAATACAGACATCCTGGTAGGATTACACGACGGCAATAGTTGGGTGCAGCAATGGAGAAATCCTTCCGATCAGATAGGAGAACTTAGAAATAAGTTAATTGCTTGGATGAAAGAGGCTAGCTATTCTTTCGACTGGATAGAAAAGAGCATTTTCAGTACTGTGGTTCCTAGCCACCGAAAGGAGATTTCCCATTTATTGAAAGACCTCCTTAAACATGAGCCCATTATCATGGGGCCTGATTTTTACCATAATTTTTCTATCCAAATTGACAATCCTACTGAAATTGGTTCAGATCTGGTTGCAAATGCTTTTTGTGCCTATGAAAAATATGGACAAGCTGCAGTGGTGGTTGATTTTGGAACAGCTTTGAGTTTTACTACCGTTTCTGATTCTGGAGAAATCCTAGGCGTTAGTATCGCTCCCGGATTGCGAACGGCTATGCGAGCACTTTTCAGCAAAACAGCTCAATTATTTGAAGTCCCTTTGAAGATCCCTCCATCGGTGATTGGAAAAAACACTACGCATTCTCTGCAAGCAGGAATTTTGCGTGGATATGTCGGCCTGGTAAATGAGATTCTGGATCAAATTGAAGTAGAGCTTGGCAAGAAACCCAAAGTCATTGCAACGGGAGGTTTGGTTAGCATTCTGACTCCTTTACATAAAAGATTTGATGAAATAGACCAACTACATACAATAGAAGGTCTACGCTTGATCGCAGAAAAATATCAGGGTTGA
- a CDS encoding transglycosylase domain-containing protein, whose translation MSHKDTQQSKSSYQKFYYKLRGFIRKNPRTSLISGAFLSVLSLLLLFIQTVSWGLWTEMPDKNDLINYPLPQASEIYTVDGVLIGRYFLEDRITVPYDSLPSHLIDALLATEDIRFYEHEGIDGKSLIRVLFKTLLFQNESSGGGSTLSQQLAKNFYPREDFSILSLPVNKVKESLIASDLEEIYSKEDIIALYLNTVSFGGNEFGVEIAARNFFNKHVKEISTEEAALLVGMLKAPTYYSPIQHPARAKQRRNLVFSQMHKYGMIGAEEFERLKGLALELDYGRYTHHEGIAPYLRENMRLELVQWCKENPAADGKHYNLYKDGLKIYTSIHSGLQGYAEASMNNQMRKLQGKFDRHWKGYNKAKASKGLYEDKLKRSKRYKNLQTAGFSEKEIDSVFMVKLPMRIFTHKGIRDTTLSPKDSILHDIYMLQGAFMAIEPQNGFIRAWVGGFNHEFYQFDHVKSRRQTGSAFKPLVYAAALEEGVSPCEYIPNDKVAHRTYNNWSPRNSDNIYGGEYSMRGALTHSVNVAAVNLILKIGPQKVVDLTRRMGLSYDLPALPSIALGSADISLRDMLHMYAILFNQGKVVNPRYLLRMEDRNGKIIYQDPGQFSEKQIISPETSVFINRMLQDVVDEGTARSIRTRYKIKAEVAGKTGTTQEQSDGWFIGSVPGLLAGAWVGADDPRIHFRSLAAGQGAATALPIWAYFMRETFKDEDYTHLKDGKFPKPSPKMLAEMDCKDYWFPLNLEEFKAWYRSEFGEDEEEFIENQP comes from the coding sequence ATGAGCCATAAAGACACGCAACAGAGTAAAAGTTCATACCAAAAGTTCTACTATAAACTCCGGGGATTTATTCGGAAAAATCCACGCACATCCCTCATCTCTGGAGCCTTCCTAAGTGTCCTTTCCCTTCTACTCCTATTTATACAGACAGTTTCCTGGGGCCTTTGGACGGAAATGCCTGATAAAAATGATCTTATAAATTATCCTTTGCCACAGGCATCAGAAATTTATACGGTGGATGGAGTCTTGATTGGTCGCTACTTTCTGGAAGATCGAATTACTGTCCCTTACGACAGTTTGCCTTCCCATCTGATCGATGCATTGCTTGCTACAGAGGATATACGATTTTATGAACATGAAGGAATAGACGGTAAAAGTTTGATACGGGTTCTATTCAAAACCCTGCTTTTCCAGAATGAAAGTTCCGGAGGTGGAAGCACACTCAGTCAACAGCTTGCCAAGAACTTCTATCCCCGGGAAGACTTTTCCATTTTGAGTCTGCCCGTAAATAAAGTGAAAGAGTCACTTATTGCTTCAGATCTTGAGGAGATTTATTCCAAAGAAGATATCATTGCCCTCTATCTAAATACTGTTTCTTTTGGTGGCAATGAATTTGGGGTGGAGATAGCCGCTAGAAATTTCTTCAACAAGCATGTAAAGGAAATCAGTACAGAAGAAGCTGCTCTTCTTGTAGGCATGCTCAAGGCTCCTACTTACTATAGTCCTATCCAGCATCCGGCGAGAGCCAAACAAAGAAGGAATCTGGTTTTTAGTCAGATGCATAAATACGGTATGATAGGTGCCGAAGAATTTGAAAGACTCAAAGGCTTAGCCCTTGAGCTGGATTATGGTCGATACACCCATCATGAAGGAATCGCTCCCTATCTACGGGAAAATATGCGACTGGAATTGGTTCAGTGGTGCAAAGAAAATCCTGCAGCAGACGGGAAGCATTATAATTTATACAAAGACGGACTTAAGATATATACCAGTATCCATTCAGGCCTTCAAGGCTATGCAGAAGCATCTATGAATAATCAGATGCGCAAGCTTCAGGGCAAATTTGATCGACACTGGAAAGGATATAATAAAGCCAAAGCCAGCAAAGGTCTGTATGAAGATAAACTGAAGCGAAGCAAACGATACAAAAATTTGCAAACTGCTGGATTCTCCGAGAAAGAAATCGATTCGGTATTTATGGTAAAGCTTCCTATGCGGATTTTTACCCATAAAGGAATCAGAGATACTACCTTGAGTCCCAAGGATTCCATTTTGCATGATATCTACATGCTACAAGGGGCATTTATGGCAATAGAACCCCAGAATGGATTTATCCGTGCCTGGGTAGGGGGATTTAACCATGAATTCTATCAATTTGATCATGTAAAAAGTCGTCGGCAAACGGGTTCAGCTTTCAAGCCTTTGGTCTATGCAGCAGCACTTGAAGAGGGCGTTTCGCCTTGTGAATATATTCCCAATGACAAAGTAGCCCATCGAACCTATAATAATTGGTCGCCCAGAAACTCTGACAATATATATGGAGGAGAATACTCTATGCGAGGGGCCCTTACGCATTCGGTGAATGTAGCAGCAGTTAACCTTATCCTTAAGATAGGCCCGCAGAAAGTAGTTGACTTAACTCGGCGTATGGGCCTGAGCTATGACCTTCCCGCCTTGCCTTCGATTGCTTTAGGGAGTGCAGATATTAGTCTGAGGGATATGCTACATATGTATGCTATTCTGTTTAATCAGGGGAAAGTGGTAAATCCTCGCTACTTGCTTCGGATGGAAGACAGAAATGGCAAGATCATTTACCAGGATCCGGGTCAGTTTTCTGAAAAACAAATCATCAGTCCGGAGACCAGCGTATTCATCAATCGCATGCTGCAGGATGTAGTGGACGAAGGAACTGCCAGATCTATTCGAACGCGGTATAAAATTAAAGCCGAAGTTGCAGGAAAAACCGGCACAACCCAGGAGCAAAGTGATGGATGGTTTATTGGTTCAGTACCCGGTCTTTTGGCAGGAGCCTGGGTGGGAGCAGACGATCCTCGTATTCATTTCAGAAGCCTTGCAGCCGGACAGGGAGCTGCAACAGCTCTGCCGATTTGGGCCTATTTTATGCGAGAGACATTTAAGGATGAAGATTACACTCACCTGAAAGATGGGAAATTCCCAAAGCCCAGCCCGAAAATGCTCGCGGAAATGGATTGTAAAGATTATTGGTTCCCCTTAAATCTTGAAGAGTTTAAAGCCTGGTACAGATCAGAGTTCGGCGAAGACGAAGAGGAATTTATAGAAAATCAACCCTGA
- the mutL gene encoding DNA mismatch repair endonuclease MutL, which yields MKNLIQLLPDAIANQIAAGEVVQRPASVLKELLENAIDAGSSCIDVVIKNAGKSLVQVTDNGKGMSSLDSRMCFERHATSKIRNQSDLFNIQTLGFRGEALASIAAVAQVQLKSRQYEDELGTLLEIEASEIKKQEPAVMPIGTTFQVKNLFFNVPARRNFLKSNPVETRHLLNEFIRVAIPHPEIEMSFRHNETQVYELKKGSMEERLHALFGNDLKGKLTQVQEETGYARLSGFLGTPDLYRKYRGDQFFFVNGRYIKSNYLNHSIVKAYQEFIPEDTYPFYCIFIEIDPEHVDINIHPTKTEVKFDDERTLYVLLQGIVKQGLGALHQAPEYDFEKGSIQSEIYGSSSPLPKTSPKDFPRIPDFPQRERPKTEDWDALYRPESHTERKTEQLPFERFELPEVPEKKSPQTSLPISNKSSGGVGEEPGFFVQFKNRYILTERNGKLLIIDQKLAHQRILFEKFLNSQKGKQLASQQLLFPQTIEFNAPDYAMILDAEDALQKMGFELKEFGRNTLIVYGSPAGIPTGQIREIFDQILGDLKILGTSHTHEKLFEGVAKSVSARSAVTSSGKLSIIELKHLVEDLFRCQAPGYSPSGKPTFKSINPEELSEFFS from the coding sequence ATGAAAAACCTGATTCAATTATTGCCAGACGCAATAGCTAACCAGATTGCTGCGGGAGAAGTGGTTCAAAGACCTGCCTCGGTTTTGAAGGAGCTTTTGGAAAATGCGATCGATGCAGGATCAAGCTGTATAGACGTTGTCATAAAAAATGCGGGCAAAAGTTTGGTGCAGGTTACCGACAATGGAAAAGGTATGTCTTCACTCGACAGCCGGATGTGTTTCGAGAGACATGCTACCTCAAAAATCAGGAATCAATCAGATCTGTTCAACATCCAAACCCTGGGATTTCGGGGTGAAGCTCTTGCGAGTATCGCTGCGGTGGCTCAGGTGCAATTAAAATCCCGCCAGTATGAAGACGAACTGGGGACCTTGCTGGAAATAGAGGCTAGTGAGATTAAAAAGCAGGAACCTGCGGTTATGCCAATAGGGACTACCTTCCAGGTCAAAAACCTCTTTTTCAATGTACCAGCGAGACGAAATTTCCTTAAATCTAATCCCGTAGAGACTCGTCATTTGCTCAATGAGTTTATTCGAGTGGCAATTCCTCATCCGGAAATAGAAATGAGTTTCAGACATAATGAGACCCAGGTCTATGAATTGAAGAAGGGAAGTATGGAGGAAAGGCTGCATGCCTTGTTCGGCAATGATTTAAAGGGAAAGTTAACTCAGGTACAGGAAGAGACCGGTTATGCAAGACTCTCCGGTTTCTTAGGTACTCCTGATCTTTATAGAAAATATAGAGGGGATCAATTCTTCTTTGTCAATGGTCGATACATCAAGAGCAACTACCTCAACCATTCTATTGTCAAAGCCTACCAGGAATTCATTCCGGAAGACACCTATCCTTTCTATTGCATTTTCATTGAAATTGATCCCGAGCATGTCGATATCAATATACATCCGACAAAGACCGAGGTAAAGTTTGATGATGAACGGACTTTGTATGTACTCTTGCAGGGAATTGTAAAACAGGGATTGGGAGCCCTTCATCAGGCTCCTGAATATGACTTTGAAAAAGGATCCATTCAATCAGAAATATATGGCTCCTCTTCACCCTTACCTAAGACGAGTCCCAAAGATTTTCCTCGCATTCCGGATTTCCCACAAAGAGAAAGGCCCAAAACCGAAGATTGGGATGCATTATATAGGCCTGAAAGTCATACGGAAAGAAAAACTGAGCAACTTCCATTTGAAAGATTTGAGTTGCCGGAGGTTCCGGAAAAGAAAAGTCCTCAGACTTCTTTGCCAATAAGCAATAAAAGCAGCGGAGGAGTAGGGGAAGAGCCCGGCTTTTTCGTGCAGTTTAAAAATCGCTACATTCTGACAGAGAGGAATGGTAAGTTGCTTATCATTGATCAGAAGCTAGCGCATCAAAGAATCCTTTTTGAAAAATTCCTGAATAGTCAGAAAGGGAAACAATTGGCGAGTCAACAATTACTTTTCCCTCAGACAATTGAATTCAACGCTCCGGATTATGCTATGATCCTGGATGCTGAAGATGCCCTACAAAAAATGGGCTTTGAGTTGAAGGAGTTTGGGAGAAATACGCTCATCGTCTATGGTTCTCCTGCGGGGATACCAACTGGACAGATACGCGAGATATTCGACCAGATTCTGGGAGACCTGAAAATTTTAGGCACCAGCCATACACATGAGAAACTTTTTGAAGGAGTTGCAAAATCTGTTTCTGCCAGAAGCGCTGTAACTTCCTCAGGAAAATTGAGTATCATAGAACTAAAACATCTAGTTGAAGATCTCTTTAGATGCCAGGCGCCCGGATATAGCCCTAGTGGCAAACCGACATTCAAAAGTATAAACCCGGAAGAGCTTTCCGAGTTTTTTAGTTAA
- a CDS encoding rhomboid family intramembrane serine protease, with translation MLDRLTPITKHLILINVVVFVALLIIPNAQSVDETYFVLNKSNALGFRGIGIYQGEEYLTMNVKGQDLAVTPADAFNPVQIVTSFFNHSKRGYGGRIEIFHILFNMLVLGMFGPVCESVLGSKRFLNFYLFCGVVASLLLTFLDPSPIPVLGASTAVSGVLVAFAMTFPNQKMGIMFLPIYFKSRDFVLGLAAISALLVILQVFGINIGGGISHFGHLAGMVAGYLFFKIEKYLPLPK, from the coding sequence ATGCTGGATAGACTTACTCCCATAACCAAACATCTTATACTGATCAATGTAGTAGTATTTGTGGCGCTATTGATCATTCCCAATGCACAGTCGGTAGACGAGACCTATTTCGTCTTGAACAAATCAAATGCTTTGGGATTTCGGGGAATTGGCATCTATCAGGGGGAAGAATACCTTACGATGAATGTGAAAGGGCAGGACCTGGCCGTTACGCCGGCAGATGCCTTCAATCCCGTCCAAATTGTTACCTCCTTTTTCAATCATTCTAAAAGGGGCTATGGTGGCAGAATAGAGATTTTTCATATCCTCTTCAATATGTTGGTGCTGGGTATGTTCGGTCCCGTCTGCGAGAGTGTCCTGGGTAGTAAACGCTTCCTCAACTTTTATTTGTTCTGTGGAGTGGTGGCCAGTTTACTCTTGACTTTTCTGGATCCTTCTCCCATACCGGTCTTGGGAGCATCCACAGCAGTCTCGGGTGTTTTGGTGGCATTTGCGATGACCTTTCCCAATCAGAAAATGGGTATAATGTTTTTGCCGATTTACTTTAAATCCCGTGATTTTGTGCTGGGTTTAGCAGCTATTTCGGCGCTTTTAGTCATTTTGCAAGTATTCGGAATAAATATTGGAGGGGGTATATCACACTTTGGCCACTTGGCTGGAATGGTCGCGGGATATTTATTCTTTAAGATTGAAAAATATTTACCTCTACCTAAATAG
- a CDS encoding DUF6576 domain-containing protein, whose amino-acid sequence MDLKDQFNLFISRHKTIAWVLVLMGAGLLLQGLLYVIFSMTGQTQMYDGLIKLLVLPSDLILLLRQPWSIITFPFFSLEFNILKLLVNGLILWAFGRIHQQLMGDQRTRRLLILAVPIIGILTASLSSFTTNPYVEQVAQTEVVESSENPVESSATSADSTTEASATEAETEKEKIKPDPEEQQVAQRGLKNLYFPSGMIAIVMVLVLSSVTLVPAFQVQLFLFGRVKILWIGVVLLLLELSMALFYTPLAIAIAIGSLLGFLHVYLMRREIDITEMIWSYYSESNRPKMTVAYKSRKKDDLQEAPVTSAPKSKKSKGSVPQETVDKILDKISEKGYESLSREEKEILYKASSQKEDE is encoded by the coding sequence ATGGATTTGAAAGATCAGTTCAATTTATTTATCAGTCGCCATAAAACAATTGCCTGGGTATTGGTTTTGATGGGAGCTGGCTTGCTTTTGCAAGGTCTGCTTTACGTTATTTTCAGTATGACCGGTCAAACACAAATGTATGATGGCCTGATTAAATTACTGGTTTTGCCTTCTGATCTTATCCTGTTACTTCGACAACCCTGGAGTATTATTACCTTCCCTTTCTTCAGTCTCGAGTTTAATATCCTGAAGCTTTTGGTTAATGGCCTTATCCTTTGGGCCTTTGGGCGAATTCATCAACAATTGATGGGAGACCAGAGAACCCGAAGATTATTGATTTTGGCTGTGCCGATTATTGGTATTCTGACAGCGAGCCTATCAAGTTTTACTACAAATCCCTATGTTGAGCAAGTAGCCCAAACAGAGGTAGTCGAAAGCTCTGAAAATCCTGTCGAAAGCTCAGCAACTAGTGCAGATTCAACAACTGAAGCTTCTGCAACAGAGGCAGAGACTGAAAAAGAAAAAATAAAACCCGATCCAGAGGAACAGCAAGTTGCCCAAAGAGGACTTAAAAATCTGTATTTCCCTTCTGGTATGATCGCCATTGTCATGGTCTTGGTTTTATCTTCAGTTACCCTGGTGCCCGCTTTCCAGGTACAACTCTTCTTATTTGGGAGAGTGAAAATATTGTGGATTGGAGTGGTACTGTTATTGCTTGAATTATCCATGGCGCTATTTTATACGCCATTAGCTATAGCCATTGCCATTGGATCATTGTTGGGCTTTTTGCATGTGTACCTGATGAGGAGGGAAATAGATATTACAGAAATGATCTGGTCTTATTATTCGGAAAGCAATCGTCCTAAGATGACAGTTGCTTACAAGTCCAGAAAAAAAGATGATTTGCAAGAAGCTCCGGTAACATCGGCACCCAAAAGCAAGAAGAGCAAAGGTAGTGTGCCGCAGGAAACGGTAGACAAGATATTAGATAAGATCTCTGAAAAAGGATATGAGAGTTTAAGTAGAGAGGAGAAAGAGATTCTTTACAAGGCATCGAGCCAAAAAGAGGATGAATAG
- a CDS encoding endonuclease/exonuclease/phosphatase family protein, translated as MNRNRNLFHFIIATFYAPVLALSFLGLAAPYISTSVFSWIQLIPNLFPLLIVFHLLAIFLFFKKYKFLSLLAFLALLGSSWVISKDWKIGAKKEMAIQSDQSLKVLSYNVGTFDFKAENIDTSSELLKSLEPDVITLQEFRNHKLADGSYAIDYMSRALDMPYHRFVHLPVHIHGAVIYSKYPIVNIDTLFMPRKEINSGILASIETPVGMVGVGNVHLSSFQIAQTYNETDGFFDKLIAIFRRARKVVKLQNDKVDQILNKTAKYPNPIILTGDMNATPHTRVNYLLAQKMNDSFREAGTGIGWSYPLMNKMLGLRIDHQYASSEFEILKHEIVREGVSDHYPVIATYRIQP; from the coding sequence ATGAATAGGAACAGGAATTTATTCCACTTCATTATTGCTACATTCTATGCGCCCGTTCTGGCCCTGAGTTTTCTGGGTTTAGCGGCACCCTATATTTCTACCTCTGTTTTTTCCTGGATACAACTCATTCCTAATCTTTTTCCCCTCCTGATTGTCTTTCATTTACTGGCCATTTTCCTCTTTTTTAAAAAGTATAAATTCTTAAGCCTGCTTGCTTTTTTGGCTTTATTGGGTAGTAGCTGGGTGATCTCTAAGGATTGGAAAATAGGGGCGAAGAAAGAAATGGCTATTCAGTCAGATCAATCCCTCAAAGTACTCTCTTATAATGTGGGGACTTTTGATTTTAAAGCGGAGAATATTGATACCTCTTCAGAGTTGTTGAAAAGCCTGGAGCCGGATGTAATCACTCTGCAGGAATTTAGGAATCACAAACTGGCAGATGGTTCTTACGCCATCGATTATATGTCCAGGGCTTTGGATATGCCCTATCATCGCTTTGTACATCTTCCGGTTCATATTCATGGTGCAGTCATTTACTCCAAATATCCGATTGTGAATATTGATACTTTATTCATGCCTAGAAAGGAAATCAATAGTGGGATTCTGGCTAGCATAGAAACTCCAGTGGGTATGGTAGGCGTCGGGAATGTGCATTTGAGTTCTTTTCAGATTGCCCAGACCTATAATGAGACGGATGGTTTTTTTGACAAATTAATCGCCATTTTCAGGCGAGCCAGGAAGGTTGTCAAATTGCAAAACGATAAAGTTGATCAAATCCTCAATAAGACAGCAAAATATCCTAACCCTATCATTCTAACGGGGGATATGAATGCGACTCCCCATACAAGAGTCAATTATTTGCTCGCTCAGAAAATGAATGATTCCTTCCGTGAAGCGGGTACTGGAATAGGGTGGAGCTATCCTTTGATGAACAAAATGCTGGGATTACGTATAGATCATCAGTACGCATCCTCAGAATTCGAAATATTGAAACATGAGATCGTACGAGAAGGAGTATCCGATCATTATCCTGTAATAGCCACCTATCGGATACAACCCTAA